One Sphingomonas sabuli genomic region harbors:
- a CDS encoding class I adenylate-forming enzyme family protein, with translation MASDLDRKFDQTLAAIFGPGGRVIVDQDDRGRAIVGNFPATLPLLFRTFCALYADVEALVADDERLTFADLDRWSEDLAGALAGRGIGKGDRVGIAMRNCPSWVVSYMAILKAGGVATLLNGWWQAHEMEHALRLSEPVLVIADGPRAARIRDKCGDLDVVSLDVAKPLETALQPLLEGSRAPLPEVAPDDDATLLFTSGSTGQSKGAISTHRAVTTGAYIYATNLMALKAILEGEGRPPAPPRTLLSVPLFHVTGEVPVLINSFVIGRGMVVMPKWDAGEALRLIEKEKITYFVGVPTMSLELMTHPDRDKYDLSSMTDVAAGGAPRPVSHVQRLKDTFRSAQPALGYGLTETNAVGCGNFWTNYADKPDSTGRPQRPFVEIAILGDGDRHLPAGERGEIGIRSAANFSGYWRDPEATKAAFTDDGFVRTGDIGYLDEDDYLFIVDRKKDIIIRGGENIAAAEVEAAIYEHPGVAEASVFAAPDERLGEVPVAVIHGAEDIDEEDLRQFLSSRLAAFKIPARVYFSADPLPRLGTGKIDRVSLKSRFANG, from the coding sequence ATGGCCAGCGATCTGGATCGCAAGTTCGATCAAACGCTCGCCGCCATCTTCGGTCCCGGCGGCCGGGTGATCGTCGACCAGGACGATCGCGGCCGCGCCATCGTCGGCAACTTTCCGGCCACTCTGCCGCTGCTGTTCCGCACCTTTTGCGCGCTCTACGCCGATGTCGAAGCGCTGGTCGCGGACGACGAGCGGCTGACGTTCGCCGACCTCGACCGCTGGTCGGAAGATCTGGCCGGAGCACTGGCCGGGCGTGGGATCGGCAAGGGCGACCGCGTGGGCATCGCCATGCGCAACTGCCCGTCATGGGTCGTCAGCTACATGGCGATCCTCAAGGCGGGCGGGGTGGCGACCCTGCTCAACGGCTGGTGGCAGGCGCATGAGATGGAGCATGCGCTGCGCCTGAGCGAACCGGTGCTGGTCATCGCCGACGGCCCGCGCGCCGCGCGGATCCGCGATAAGTGCGGCGATCTTGACGTCGTCTCGCTCGACGTTGCCAAGCCGCTCGAAACGGCGCTGCAGCCGCTGCTGGAAGGGAGCCGGGCCCCGCTTCCCGAAGTCGCGCCGGACGACGATGCGACCTTGCTGTTCACGTCGGGATCGACCGGCCAGTCGAAGGGGGCGATTTCCACCCATCGCGCGGTGACGACCGGGGCGTACATCTACGCCACCAACCTGATGGCGCTGAAGGCGATCCTGGAAGGCGAAGGCCGGCCGCCGGCGCCGCCCCGCACGTTGCTCAGCGTGCCGCTATTCCACGTCACGGGCGAAGTGCCGGTGCTGATCAACAGCTTCGTCATCGGTCGCGGCATGGTTGTCATGCCCAAATGGGATGCCGGCGAAGCGCTGCGCCTGATCGAAAAGGAGAAGATCACCTATTTCGTCGGTGTGCCGACAATGAGCCTTGAGCTGATGACCCACCCCGATCGCGACAAGTACGACCTGTCGTCGATGACCGACGTCGCCGCTGGCGGTGCGCCGCGCCCGGTCAGCCATGTGCAGCGGCTCAAGGACACGTTCCGCAGCGCGCAGCCCGCGCTCGGCTATGGGCTCACGGAAACCAACGCGGTCGGCTGCGGCAATTTCTGGACCAACTACGCCGACAAGCCCGATTCGACCGGGCGCCCGCAGCGTCCCTTTGTCGAGATCGCGATTCTGGGCGACGGCGACCGCCATTTGCCCGCCGGCGAGCGCGGAGAAATCGGCATCCGCTCCGCCGCCAACTTCAGCGGTTACTGGCGCGACCCCGAAGCGACCAAGGCTGCCTTCACCGACGACGGGTTCGTCCGCACTGGCGACATCGGCTACCTCGACGAAGACGATTATCTGTTCATCGTCGACCGCAAGAAGGACATCATCATTCGCGGCGGCGAGAATATCGCGGCGGCGGAGGTCGAGGCGGCGATCTACGAGCATCCCGGCGTCGCGGAAGCCTCCGTTTTCGCAGCCCCGGACGAGCGCCTTGGCGAAGTCCCGGTCGCCGTGATCCACGGCGCCGAGGACATCGACGAAGAGGATCTGCGCCAATTCCTGTCGTCGCGCCTGGCCGCCTTCAAAATCCCGGCGCGGGTGTACTTCTCCGCCGATCCGCTGCCCCGGCTGGGAACGGGCAAGATCGACCGGGTGTCGCTGAAGTCGCGGTTCGCCAACGGATGA
- a CDS encoding ribbon-helix-helix domain-containing protein, with translation MTEAPPPPGPPVKRSVTIAGHETSIALEPLFWTALERAAVELGLPLNAVIARIDADRLGQSPPANLASAIRQWLFARALDN, from the coding sequence TTGACGGAGGCGCCGCCGCCTCCCGGGCCGCCGGTCAAAAGGTCCGTCACCATTGCCGGTCATGAAACGTCGATCGCGCTCGAACCGCTGTTCTGGACAGCGCTCGAGCGCGCGGCTGTGGAACTGGGCTTGCCGCTCAACGCGGTGATTGCGCGGATCGACGCGGACCGGTTGGGGCAGTCGCCGCCGGCCAACCTCGCTTCCGCCATCCGCCAATGGCTATTCGCGCGCGCCCTCGACAACTGA
- a CDS encoding ATP-grasp domain-containing protein, protein MKIAVLTPRPDYPVEWRWAYDVEADALAATGATVVPRCWMDPVAAGEFDLVMPLVAWGYHQRFGDWLAVLDRLERDAAPVQNPVPLLRWNSDKAYLSELYDAGISVVPTHVADALDNSALQSASERFGSDDLVVKPLVSASAFNTYRLGRDEAVPDAVRGTRMMVQPWLRSIQTSGEWSLIFFGGNFSHAVAKVPQPGEFRVQPEYGGIITRCDPPVGATALAQAALSAAPAPALYARVDIVAGNDGALQVIELELIEPALFLGQAPDAVATFAQAVASVVEGARE, encoded by the coding sequence GTGAAGATCGCGGTCCTTACCCCGCGGCCGGATTACCCGGTCGAGTGGCGCTGGGCGTATGACGTGGAAGCCGATGCTCTTGCCGCCACCGGCGCGACGGTCGTTCCGCGATGCTGGATGGACCCGGTTGCCGCGGGGGAATTCGACCTTGTCATGCCGCTCGTCGCTTGGGGGTATCACCAGCGCTTTGGCGACTGGCTGGCGGTGCTCGACCGGCTGGAACGCGATGCGGCGCCGGTGCAGAACCCGGTGCCGCTGCTGCGGTGGAACAGCGACAAGGCCTATCTGTCGGAACTGTACGATGCTGGCATTTCCGTTGTGCCGACGCACGTCGCTGATGCGTTGGACAACAGCGCGCTGCAGTCCGCGAGCGAACGGTTCGGCAGCGACGATCTGGTCGTGAAGCCCCTCGTTTCTGCAAGCGCCTTCAATACCTATCGTTTGGGTCGGGACGAGGCCGTGCCCGATGCCGTGCGCGGTACGCGGATGATGGTGCAGCCGTGGCTGCGGTCGATCCAGACCAGCGGCGAATGGTCGCTGATCTTCTTTGGCGGCAATTTCAGTCACGCCGTCGCCAAGGTGCCGCAGCCGGGAGAATTCCGCGTCCAGCCCGAATATGGCGGGATCATCACCCGGTGCGATCCGCCGGTGGGCGCTACGGCCCTTGCGCAGGCAGCGCTGAGCGCCGCACCGGCCCCGGCACTTTACGCCCGGGTCGATATCGTTGCCGGTAACGACGGCGCGTTGCAGGTCATCGAGCTTGAATTGATCGAACCGGCCCTGTTCCTCGGCCAGGCCCCGGACGCCGTTGCTACCTTCGCGCAGGCGGTCGCGTCAGTTGTCGAGGGCGCGCGCGAATAG
- the hemH gene encoding ferrochelatase: protein MTSAAPPDHPDVRHGRVGVLLINLGTPDAPDPGAVRRYLGEFLTDPRVIEIPRWLWRPILHGVVLRVRPKKSAHAYGQVWTEEGSPLAAITRRQALALQQQLGDAVLVEHAMRYGNPGIAGALDRLFAAGCDRILTAPLYPQYCAATTASANDAVFAALAALRWQPAIRTLPPYYDDPLHIDALVESLQIQLRQLDFEPQKLLLSFHGMPKRTLELGDPYHCHCRKTARLVGERLDIPTDIAFQSRFGRAKWLEPATDTMLAAYPGQGVTRLAIAAPGFSADCVETLEELDIRGRDTFLSAGGTRFARLDCLNDSPEGMHMLEMLVRRELAGWVPQA, encoded by the coding sequence ATGACCAGCGCGGCGCCGCCGGACCATCCCGACGTTAGGCACGGCCGCGTCGGAGTATTGCTGATCAACCTCGGCACGCCCGACGCTCCGGACCCCGGAGCGGTGCGGCGCTACCTTGGCGAATTCCTGACCGATCCGCGCGTGATCGAAATCCCGCGCTGGCTGTGGCGGCCGATCCTCCACGGCGTCGTGCTTCGCGTGCGGCCGAAGAAGTCGGCGCATGCTTATGGCCAGGTGTGGACCGAAGAGGGCTCGCCGCTGGCCGCGATCACCCGGCGTCAGGCGCTGGCGCTGCAACAGCAGCTGGGCGACGCGGTGCTGGTCGAACATGCGATGCGCTATGGCAATCCGGGCATTGCCGGAGCGCTCGACCGGCTGTTCGCCGCCGGGTGCGACCGGATCCTGACCGCGCCGCTCTATCCGCAATATTGCGCGGCCACGACGGCCAGTGCGAACGATGCGGTGTTCGCCGCACTCGCCGCGTTGCGCTGGCAACCCGCGATCCGCACTCTCCCGCCCTATTACGACGATCCGCTCCACATCGACGCGCTGGTCGAAAGCCTGCAAATCCAGCTTCGCCAGCTCGACTTCGAACCGCAGAAACTGCTGCTCAGTTTCCACGGCATGCCCAAGCGCACGCTGGAACTTGGCGATCCCTATCATTGCCATTGCCGCAAGACCGCGCGGCTGGTCGGCGAACGGCTCGATATTCCCACCGACATCGCCTTTCAGTCGCGGTTCGGCCGGGCCAAGTGGCTGGAGCCCGCGACCGACACGATGCTTGCTGCTTATCCGGGCCAGGGCGTAACCCGGCTGGCGATCGCCGCGCCCGGCTTTTCGGCCGATTGCGTGGAGACTCTGGAGGAGCTCGACATTCGCGGCCGCGACACGTTCCTGAGCGCGGGCGGGACCCGGTTCGCGCGGCTCGATTGCCTCAACGATTCACCCGAAGGAATGCACATGCTGGAGATGCTCGTGCGCCGCGAACTTGCAGGCTGGGTGCCGCAGGCATAG
- the phbB gene encoding acetoacetyl-CoA reductase: protein MGRVAIVTGGTRGIGEAISVALKDMGMTVAANYAGNDDRARAFTDRTGIKAFKWDVSDYDACQAGVSQVESELGPVDVLVNNAGITRDATMKRMDHAKWQDVMDTNLGGCFNMAKAVFEGMTGRGYGRIVNIGSINGQAGQYGQVNYAAAKSGIHGFTKALAQEGARNGVTVNAIAPGYIDTDMVAAVPEEVLGKIVARIPVNRLGKAEEIARGVTFLVDENAGFVTGSTLSINGGQHMY, encoded by the coding sequence ATGGGCCGAGTGGCTATCGTCACTGGAGGAACGCGTGGAATCGGCGAGGCGATCAGCGTTGCCTTGAAAGACATGGGCATGACCGTCGCCGCAAATTACGCGGGTAATGACGACCGTGCACGCGCGTTCACCGATCGCACGGGAATCAAGGCGTTCAAATGGGACGTGTCGGACTATGACGCATGCCAGGCCGGCGTCAGCCAGGTCGAAAGCGAACTTGGTCCGGTCGATGTGCTGGTCAACAACGCCGGCATTACCCGCGACGCAACGATGAAGCGCATGGACCATGCCAAGTGGCAGGACGTGATGGACACCAACCTGGGCGGTTGCTTCAACATGGCCAAGGCGGTGTTCGAAGGCATGACCGGCCGCGGCTATGGACGCATCGTCAACATCGGGTCGATCAACGGCCAGGCGGGCCAGTACGGGCAGGTCAATTACGCCGCCGCCAAGTCGGGCATCCACGGGTTCACCAAGGCGCTGGCACAGGAAGGCGCGCGCAACGGCGTGACCGTCAACGCGATCGCGCCCGGCTATATCGACACGGACATGGTCGCCGCGGTGCCCGAGGAAGTGCTTGGCAAGATCGTCGCGCGGATCCCCGTCAACCGGCTCGGCAAGGCCGAGGAAATCGCCCGCGGCGTTACCTTCCTGGTCGATGAGAATGCGGGTTTCGTCACCGGCTCGACCCTGTCCATCAACGGCGGGCAGCACATGTATTGA